One window of the Primulina eburnea isolate SZY01 chromosome 18, ASM2296580v1, whole genome shotgun sequence genome contains the following:
- the LOC140819318 gene encoding MAR-binding filament-like protein 1-1 isoform X3, with translation MASGVLGALYASTKKEKAGLDATIESVNIKLKEKESTIISLEKKIDSKILNEKEVHRKELAKASEAQQSLVNRLKVADGTITSLGQELQKERRLIEELVTKVKSLEQNLINLVNEKKELQEQLKEKLDSVAVLEDRMILLSSEITEKEDNLRNLNSNIAEKERDFEQLSSVYQQSQDRVSGLISELQQLKVMLSENENELELKNSELKNMNAELSSLVAERDESSKRLDAIVKEFNEYKSSSEKKTASDRKILGDREKKIQQIEEQLKVALDEANKNEALVADLTQEKENIRETLNVELKNVKSLEQELEITQETLEKSRNEASDLKKQLQQSRNLCSKFEAELSKVQAELTEARESYKKDTEKLLTVSQELAASERKFANVRKDLADSNKKAETAAEDLEKERKLVSSLNKELKILQTEISRSKESRKSLETDLEEVTKTLEEMNRNESTLSKDLELSKSRISSLEYEKDAVYKSLEEQKQASLEDRENLEDAHNMVMKLGKERESLEKRGRKLEEELASAKGEILRLRSQSQINSTKTEVNNQHQHKVEVGGTTAAPKKKVTRRRNVTPQQEEL, from the exons ATGGCGTCAGGTGTACTTGGTGCTCTCTATGCATCAACAAAGAAGGAAAAGGCTGGTTTGGATGCAACCATAGAATCT GTGAATATTAAACTGAAAGAAAAGGAATCTACCATCATTTCCCTGGAGAAAAAAATCGACTCAAAGATTTTGAATGAGAAAGAAGTTCACAGAAAGGAACTTGCTAAAGCAAGCGAAGCACAACAATCTTTAGTTAATCGGTTGAAAGTTGCAGATGGTACCATTACAAGCCTTGGACAAGAGTTGCAAAAAGAGAGAAGATTAATTGAAGAGCTGGTTACGAAGGTCAAGAGTCTTGAACAAAACCTCATTAACTTGGTAAACGAGAAAAAGGAACTGCAAGAACAGTTGAAGGAGAAGCTGGATTCTGTGGCAGTCTTGGAAGATAGGATGATCTTGCTTTCTTCAGAAATTACTGAAAAGGAAGATAATCTCCGGAATCTTAATTCTAACATTGCCGAAAAGGAACGCGACTTCGAGCAACTGAGCTCTGTATACCAACAATCCCAGGATCGGGTTAGTGGTTTAATTTCAGAGCTACAACAATTGAAAGTCATGCTCTCGGAAAATGAAAATGAGCTGGAGTTGAAGAATTCGGAACTCAAGAATATGAATGCAGAATTATCTTCTTTGGTGGCTGAGAGGGACGAATCCAGTAAAAGGCTTGATGCTATCGTAAAGGAGTTTAATGAATATAAATCCTCCTCAGAAAAAAAGACTGCTTCAGATCGTAAGATTTTGGGAGATCGAGAAAAGAAGATTCAACAGATTGAGGAACAGCTTAAGGTTGCGCTGGATGAAGCAAACAAAAATGAAGCTCTAGTTGCTGATTTGACTCAAGAAAAAGAGAATATAAGAGAAACGTTGAATGTTGAATTGAAAAATGTGAAGAGTCTTGAACAGGAACTCGAGATTACACAGGAAACTCTGGAGAAATCAAGAAATGAAGCTTCTGATCTGAAAAAACAACTGCAGCAGTCAAGAAACTTGTGCTCGAAGTTCGAAGCAGAGCTGTCAAAGGTTCAGGCCGAGTTGACAGAAGCTAGAGAATCCTACAAGAAGGATACTGAAAAACTGCTAACTGTGTCCCAAGAATTGGCTGCATCAGAACGAAAGTTTGCCAACGTAAGGAAAGATCTTGCTGATTCCAACAAGAAAGCTGAAACTGCAGCTGAGGATCTAGAGAAAGAAAGGAAACTAGTGTCTTCTTTAAACAAAGAGTTGAAGATTCTGCAGACTGAAATTTCAAGAAGCAAAGAATCGCGAAAAAGTCTTGAGACTGATTTAGAAGAGGTTACTAAAACACTTGAGGAGATGAATCGGAATGAATCAACTCTTTCGAAGGATCTTGAGTTGTCCAAGTCAAGGATTTCGAGTTTGGAATATGAAAAAGATGCAGTCTACAAGTCCCTTGAAGAGCAAAAACAGGCTTCTTTAGAAGATCGCGAAAACTTGGAAGATGCCCATAACATGGTGATGAAGCTTGGAAAAGAAAGGGAGAGTTTGGAAAAGAGAGGAAGGAAACTAGAAGAGGAATTGGCATCTGCCAAAGGCGAAATTCTACGGCTAAGGAGCCAAAGCCAAAtaaactcaaccaaaactgaggTGAATAATCAGCACCAGCATAAAGTTGAAGTGGGAGGCACAACTGCTGCTCCCAAGAAGAAAGTCACTCGGCGGAGAAATGTTACACCACAACAAGAAGAATTATAA
- the LOC140820024 gene encoding trihelix transcription factor ENAP2-like, translating into MDDDVDSSYPSSPYGTKRQSFSLEDENSAQNVGNQFTEDGDNDDDDDGANEDIDDEVEDKAEEDEEEDDDDDEGKGVLRIGEDDYGDLNEDGDEDDDFDDLQRHPKKRKLKTLSNYEFAPRAQALPSATALIPKPSYGGRNPLTDWTEHETFILLDAWGERFLKQGRKSLRSEEWQEVAEKVSQESKIERTDTQCRNRLDTLKKKYKKEKMKLGETGESTSKWACYKKMDLLLSSIPQKAGHLSAVDSGEHLKDHLNYSNGLHETRDSPDNSISTESVPPKKVKKSQIKGRRASSFKRLADSIQKFVGIYEKIENSKRERMLELEKMRMDFHRDLELQKRRILEKSQAEIAKIRKGDDEEYNMSAENDSV; encoded by the coding sequence ATGGATGATGATGTTGATTCAAGTTACCCTTCCAGTCCTTATGGCACGAAGCGCCAAAGCTTTTCTCTCGAAGATGAGAATTCTGCACAAAATGTTGGTAACCAGTTTACTGAAGATGGTgacaatgatgatgatgatgatggtgCCAATGAGGATATTGATGATGAAGTTGAGGATAAGGCCGAGGAGGATGAAGAAGAAGACGATGATGACGATGAAGGAAAGGGTGTTTTAAGGATAGGAGAGGATGATTATGGCGATTTGAATGAGGATGGCGACgaagatgatgattttgatgatttaCAGAGGCATCCAAAGAAGAGGAAGCTGAAAACGCTGTCAAATTACGAATTTGCCCCTCGAGCGCAGGCTTTGCCATCTGCTACTGCTCTGATTCCGAAACCATCATACGGTGGACGTAATCCGCTCACAGATTGGACCGAGCACGAGACTTTTATTTTGCTTGACGCTTGGGGAGAGAGATTTCTCAAACAAGGCAGAAAGAGTCTCCGGTCTGAAGAGTGGCAAGAAGTTGCAGAGAAGGTGTCTCAGGAGTCGAAGATAGAAAGAACGGACACTCAGTGCCGCAACCGTTTGGATACCTTGAAGAAGAAGTACAAAAAGGAGAAAATGAAGCTGGGAGAGACAGGGGAATCCACCAGTAAATGGGCTTGCTATAAGAAGATGGATTTGCTATTATCATCAATCCCTCAGAAAGCAGGGCATTTGAGTGCAGTAGATTCAGGAGAGCACCTTAAAGATCATCTGAATTACTCAAATGGTTTGCATGAAACAAGGGATAGTCCAGATAATTCAATATCTACTGAATCAGTTCCTCCCAAGAAAGTTAAGAAATCACAAATCAAGGGCCGCCGTGCATCTTCATTTAAACGGCTCGCTGATTCTATTCAAAAATTTGTTGGGATATACGAAAAGATTGAGAACAGTAAGAGAGAGCGAATGCTAGAACTCGAAAAAATGAGGATGGACTTCCATAGAGACTTGGAATTGCAGAAGAGGCGGATATTAGAGAAATCTCAAGCTGAGATAGCAAAGATACGAAAAGGTGACGACGAAGAATACAACATGTCTGCTGAGAATGACAGTGTTTGA
- the LOC140820022 gene encoding regulator of telomere elongation helicase 1 homolog isoform X2 has product MPTYKIRGIDVDFPYEAYDCQLVYMEKVIQSLQDKCNALLESPTGTGKTLCLLCATLAWRKSLGDFSRGWSERSHVRGSQFPDDEQSQSRSSKYPTIIYTSRTHSQIRQVIQELKRSNYRPKMVVLGSREQLCIHDEVRQLHGKTQTNACHALCKKRTKRYCAHFSRVTEFLKNNSSLGDDPVDIEDLVNLGRSSGPCPYYLSRELHKVVDILFAPYNYLIDRGNRKSLSVDWNNSILIFDEAHNLEGLCADAASFDLPSGLLTACISEAKNCIDLSITRRDMSSDKSCNPDNFAILRALLLKLEKRIAEVPIESRELGFTKAGPYIYELLAELNITQETATMLMNIIDKACVLLEEDANTSESGGLNKTNGFVCRLESMGDILRLIFRDNGTAHAQYYRLHVQEVEASAKDAFRGKTSRTLSWWCFNPGIAMEEFLRLGVGSIILTSGTLSPLNSFAEELKLEFPVRLENPHVISGNQIWAGVAPVGPSGYSFNSCYRNRGSAEYKLELGNAIGIKLVCLDFL; this is encoded by the exons ATGCCAACATACAAAATCAGGGGAATCGATGTGGATTTCCCTTACGAGGCTTACGATTGCCAGCTCGTTTACATGGAAAAAGTTATCCAGTCTCTTCAAGAC aaatgtaatgccctattGGAAAGTCCCACTGGAACCGGAAAGACATTGTGTCTTTTATGTGCCACATTAGCTTGGaggaaaagtttgggtgattttTCAAGAGGTTGGAGTGAAAGAAGTCATGTAAGAGGAAGCCAATTTCCAGATGACGAACAGTCGCAATCCCGATCCTCTAAATATCCCACCATAATTTACACATCTCGCACCCACAGCCAGATTCGGCAAGTGATACAAGAGTTGAAGAGGTCCAACTATAG ACCCAAAATGGTGGTGTTAGGATCTCGAGAGCAATTGTGCATTCATGACGAAGTACGCCAACTTCATGGAAAGACACAGACAAATGCTTGCCATGCCCTATGCAAAAAACGTACCAAAAGATATTGTGCTCACTTTTCGCGTGTTACAG AATTTTTGAAGAATAATTCTAGCCTTGGAGATGATCCAGTTGATATAGAGGACTTGGTCAATCTCGGCAGAAGCTCGGGACC GTGCCCGTATTACCTGTCGAGGGAGTTGCACAAAGTGGTTGACATCTTATTTGCACCCTACAACTATCTTATTGATCGTGGAAATAGAAAATCACTCTCCGTTGATTGGAATAACAGCATCCTCATTTTTGATGAAGCTCACAACTTA GAAGGTTTGTGTGCTGATGCAGCCTCTTTTGACCTGCCTTCAGGCCTATTGACAGCTTGCATATCTGAGGCAAAAAATTGCATTGATCTTTCTATTACTAGAAGGGACATGTCAAGTGATAAATCTTGTAATCCAGATAATTTTGCTATTCTCCGAG CCCTTCTATTGAAGCTGGAGAAACGAATAGCTGAGGTGCCTATTGAATCAAGAGAATTAGGCTTTACAAAAGCTGGGCCCTACATATATGAGCTATTGGCTGAGCTAAATATAACTCAGGAAACAGCTACCATGCTCatgaatatcatcgataaagcaTGTGTACTTCTTGAAGAAG ATGCAAACACCAGTGAAAGTGGAGGACTGAATAAAACGAATGGATTTGTTTGCAGATTAGAGAGCATGGGCGACATTCTTAGACTGATATTTAGAGATAACGGTACTGCTCATGCCCAATACTATCGG CTTCATGTCCAAGAAGTTGAAGCTAGTGCTAAAGATGCCTTTAGAG GGAAAACATCAAGAACGTTAAGCTGGTGGTGCTTCAATCCTGGAATTGCGATGGAAGAATTCTTGAGACTGGGTGTTGGATCCATCATTTTGACATCTGGCACATTATCACCCCTGAATTCATTTGCAGAAGAATTGAAGTT AGAATTTCCTGTTCGGTTGGAGAATCCTCACGTTATATCGGGAAATCAGATATGGGCTGGAGTTGCACCAGTTGGGCCATCTGgctattctttcaattcttgtTATCGCAATCGTGGTTCTGCTGAGTACAAGCTGGAACTTGGCAATGCCATTG GGATAAAATTGGTTTGCCTGGATTTCCTTTGA
- the LOC140820022 gene encoding regulator of telomere elongation helicase 1 homolog isoform X1: MPTYKIRGIDVDFPYEAYDCQLVYMEKVIQSLQDKCNALLESPTGTGKTLCLLCATLAWRKSLGDFSRGWSERSHVRGSQFPDDEQSQSRSSKYPTIIYTSRTHSQIRQVIQELKRSNYRPKMVVLGSREQLCIHDEVRQLHGKTQTNACHALCKKRTKRYCAHFSRVTEFLKNNSSLGDDPVDIEDLVNLGRSSGPCPYYLSRELHKVVDILFAPYNYLIDRGNRKSLSVDWNNSILIFDEAHNLEGLCADAASFDLPSGLLTACISEAKNCIDLSITRRDMSSDKSCNPDNFAILRALLLKLEKRIAEVPIESRELGFTKAGPYIYELLAELNITQETATMLMNIIDKACVLLEEDANTSESGGLNKTNGFVCRLESMGDILRLIFRDNGTAHAQYYRLHVQEVEASAKDAFRGKTSRTLSWWCFNPGIAMEEFLRLGVGSIILTSGTLSPLNSFAEELKLEFPVRLENPHVISGNQIWAGVAPVGPSGYSFNSCYRNRGSAEYKLELGNAIVNFARIVPDGLLVFFPSYYLMEQCINCWKTNGQQNLANSNTVWERMCKFKSPVVEPRQGSLFSLAIEDYTTKLKEATTSGAIFFAVCRGKVSEGLDFADHAGRAVVITGFAICCHE; encoded by the exons ATGCCAACATACAAAATCAGGGGAATCGATGTGGATTTCCCTTACGAGGCTTACGATTGCCAGCTCGTTTACATGGAAAAAGTTATCCAGTCTCTTCAAGAC aaatgtaatgccctattGGAAAGTCCCACTGGAACCGGAAAGACATTGTGTCTTTTATGTGCCACATTAGCTTGGaggaaaagtttgggtgattttTCAAGAGGTTGGAGTGAAAGAAGTCATGTAAGAGGAAGCCAATTTCCAGATGACGAACAGTCGCAATCCCGATCCTCTAAATATCCCACCATAATTTACACATCTCGCACCCACAGCCAGATTCGGCAAGTGATACAAGAGTTGAAGAGGTCCAACTATAG ACCCAAAATGGTGGTGTTAGGATCTCGAGAGCAATTGTGCATTCATGACGAAGTACGCCAACTTCATGGAAAGACACAGACAAATGCTTGCCATGCCCTATGCAAAAAACGTACCAAAAGATATTGTGCTCACTTTTCGCGTGTTACAG AATTTTTGAAGAATAATTCTAGCCTTGGAGATGATCCAGTTGATATAGAGGACTTGGTCAATCTCGGCAGAAGCTCGGGACC GTGCCCGTATTACCTGTCGAGGGAGTTGCACAAAGTGGTTGACATCTTATTTGCACCCTACAACTATCTTATTGATCGTGGAAATAGAAAATCACTCTCCGTTGATTGGAATAACAGCATCCTCATTTTTGATGAAGCTCACAACTTA GAAGGTTTGTGTGCTGATGCAGCCTCTTTTGACCTGCCTTCAGGCCTATTGACAGCTTGCATATCTGAGGCAAAAAATTGCATTGATCTTTCTATTACTAGAAGGGACATGTCAAGTGATAAATCTTGTAATCCAGATAATTTTGCTATTCTCCGAG CCCTTCTATTGAAGCTGGAGAAACGAATAGCTGAGGTGCCTATTGAATCAAGAGAATTAGGCTTTACAAAAGCTGGGCCCTACATATATGAGCTATTGGCTGAGCTAAATATAACTCAGGAAACAGCTACCATGCTCatgaatatcatcgataaagcaTGTGTACTTCTTGAAGAAG ATGCAAACACCAGTGAAAGTGGAGGACTGAATAAAACGAATGGATTTGTTTGCAGATTAGAGAGCATGGGCGACATTCTTAGACTGATATTTAGAGATAACGGTACTGCTCATGCCCAATACTATCGG CTTCATGTCCAAGAAGTTGAAGCTAGTGCTAAAGATGCCTTTAGAG GGAAAACATCAAGAACGTTAAGCTGGTGGTGCTTCAATCCTGGAATTGCGATGGAAGAATTCTTGAGACTGGGTGTTGGATCCATCATTTTGACATCTGGCACATTATCACCCCTGAATTCATTTGCAGAAGAATTGAAGTT AGAATTTCCTGTTCGGTTGGAGAATCCTCACGTTATATCGGGAAATCAGATATGGGCTGGAGTTGCACCAGTTGGGCCATCTGgctattctttcaattcttgtTATCGCAATCGTGGTTCTGCTGAGTACAAGCTGGAACTTGGCAATGCCATTG TCAATTTTGCTAGAATTGTACCAGATGGGCTCTTAGTATTTTTCCCATCTTACTACCTTATGGAGCAATGCATCAACTGCTGGAAAACTAAT GGCCAACAAAATTTAGCTAATTCAAATACAGTCTGGGAAAGAATGTGCAAGTTCAAGTCACCTGTTGTGGAACCTAGGCAAGGCTCACTTTTTTCTTTGGCAATTGAA GATTATACGACAAAGTTAAAGGAGGCAACAACTTCAGGAGCTATATTTTTTGCTGTTTGTCGCGGAAAG GTGAGTGAAGGCTTGGATTTTGCTGACCATGCTGGCAGAGCTGTGGTCATCACTGGCTTTGCCATTTGCTGCCATGAATGA
- the LOC140819318 gene encoding MAR-binding filament-like protein 1-1 isoform X1, producing the protein MGFLIAPSCFLYPSPLCYSVCTGTSSSCSLQHSFLISCPRNGLSWRKNRTAVACVQKENSGDGDFCGRRGILLMGFGLIPFLSMRAGALDGLAAVNTEMRTEELMQVAEQSVQANTSTTSTFSLFNVVGVMASGVLGALYASTKKEKAGLDATIESVNIKLKEKESTIISLEKKIDSKILNEKEVHRKELAKASEAQQSLVNRLKVADGTITSLGQELQKERRLIEELVTKVKSLEQNLINLVNEKKELQEQLKEKLDSVAVLEDRMILLSSEITEKEDNLRNLNSNIAEKERDFEQLSSVYQQSQDRVSGLISELQQLKVMLSENENELELKNSELKNMNAELSSLVAERDESSKRLDAIVKEFNEYKSSSEKKTASDRKILGDREKKIQQIEEQLKVALDEANKNEALVADLTQEKENIRETLNVELKNVKSLEQELEITQETLEKSRNEASDLKKQLQQSRNLCSKFEAELSKVQAELTEARESYKKDTEKLLTVSQELAASERKFANVRKDLADSNKKAETAAEDLEKERKLVSSLNKELKILQTEISRSKESRKSLETDLEEVTKTLEEMNRNESTLSKDLELSKSRISSLEYEKDAVYKSLEEQKQASLEDRENLEDAHNMVMKLGKERESLEKRGRKLEEELASAKGEILRLRSQSQINSTKTEVNNQHQHKVEVGGTTAAPKKKVTRRRNVTPQQEEL; encoded by the exons ATGGGATTCCTGATAGCCCCGTCTTGCTTCCTGTACCCGTCTCCACTTTGCTATTCTGTTTGCACTGGGACTTCATCTTCATGTTCTTTGCAGCATTCCTTCTTGATTTCTTGCCCGAGAAATGGTCTCAGTTGGAGAAAGAACAGAACCGCTGTGGCTTGTGTGCAGAAAGAAAATTCGGGAGATGGTGACTTTtgcggaaggagagggattttgTTGATGGGTTTTGGATTAATTCCGTTTCTTAGCATGAGGGCTGGGGCTCTTGATGGGCTAGCTGCAG TAAATACTGAAATGAGAACGGAAGAGTTGATGCAAGTAGCTGAG CAGTCAGTGCAGGCAAACACTTCCACTACCTCAACATTTTCACTTTTCAATGTTGTTGGAGTAATGGCGTCAGGTGTACTTGGTGCTCTCTATGCATCAACAAAGAAGGAAAAGGCTGGTTTGGATGCAACCATAGAATCT GTGAATATTAAACTGAAAGAAAAGGAATCTACCATCATTTCCCTGGAGAAAAAAATCGACTCAAAGATTTTGAATGAGAAAGAAGTTCACAGAAAGGAACTTGCTAAAGCAAGCGAAGCACAACAATCTTTAGTTAATCGGTTGAAAGTTGCAGATGGTACCATTACAAGCCTTGGACAAGAGTTGCAAAAAGAGAGAAGATTAATTGAAGAGCTGGTTACGAAGGTCAAGAGTCTTGAACAAAACCTCATTAACTTGGTAAACGAGAAAAAGGAACTGCAAGAACAGTTGAAGGAGAAGCTGGATTCTGTGGCAGTCTTGGAAGATAGGATGATCTTGCTTTCTTCAGAAATTACTGAAAAGGAAGATAATCTCCGGAATCTTAATTCTAACATTGCCGAAAAGGAACGCGACTTCGAGCAACTGAGCTCTGTATACCAACAATCCCAGGATCGGGTTAGTGGTTTAATTTCAGAGCTACAACAATTGAAAGTCATGCTCTCGGAAAATGAAAATGAGCTGGAGTTGAAGAATTCGGAACTCAAGAATATGAATGCAGAATTATCTTCTTTGGTGGCTGAGAGGGACGAATCCAGTAAAAGGCTTGATGCTATCGTAAAGGAGTTTAATGAATATAAATCCTCCTCAGAAAAAAAGACTGCTTCAGATCGTAAGATTTTGGGAGATCGAGAAAAGAAGATTCAACAGATTGAGGAACAGCTTAAGGTTGCGCTGGATGAAGCAAACAAAAATGAAGCTCTAGTTGCTGATTTGACTCAAGAAAAAGAGAATATAAGAGAAACGTTGAATGTTGAATTGAAAAATGTGAAGAGTCTTGAACAGGAACTCGAGATTACACAGGAAACTCTGGAGAAATCAAGAAATGAAGCTTCTGATCTGAAAAAACAACTGCAGCAGTCAAGAAACTTGTGCTCGAAGTTCGAAGCAGAGCTGTCAAAGGTTCAGGCCGAGTTGACAGAAGCTAGAGAATCCTACAAGAAGGATACTGAAAAACTGCTAACTGTGTCCCAAGAATTGGCTGCATCAGAACGAAAGTTTGCCAACGTAAGGAAAGATCTTGCTGATTCCAACAAGAAAGCTGAAACTGCAGCTGAGGATCTAGAGAAAGAAAGGAAACTAGTGTCTTCTTTAAACAAAGAGTTGAAGATTCTGCAGACTGAAATTTCAAGAAGCAAAGAATCGCGAAAAAGTCTTGAGACTGATTTAGAAGAGGTTACTAAAACACTTGAGGAGATGAATCGGAATGAATCAACTCTTTCGAAGGATCTTGAGTTGTCCAAGTCAAGGATTTCGAGTTTGGAATATGAAAAAGATGCAGTCTACAAGTCCCTTGAAGAGCAAAAACAGGCTTCTTTAGAAGATCGCGAAAACTTGGAAGATGCCCATAACATGGTGATGAAGCTTGGAAAAGAAAGGGAGAGTTTGGAAAAGAGAGGAAGGAAACTAGAAGAGGAATTGGCATCTGCCAAAGGCGAAATTCTACGGCTAAGGAGCCAAAGCCAAAtaaactcaaccaaaactgaggTGAATAATCAGCACCAGCATAAAGTTGAAGTGGGAGGCACAACTGCTGCTCCCAAGAAGAAAGTCACTCGGCGGAGAAATGTTACACCACAACAAGAAGAATTATAA
- the LOC140819318 gene encoding MAR-binding filament-like protein 1-1 isoform X2 encodes MGFLIAPSCFLYPSPLCYSVCTGTSSSCSLQHSFLISCPRNGLSWRKNRTAVACVQKENSGDGDFCGRRGILLMGFGLIPFLSMRAGALDGLAAVNTEMRTEELMQVAESVQANTSTTSTFSLFNVVGVMASGVLGALYASTKKEKAGLDATIESVNIKLKEKESTIISLEKKIDSKILNEKEVHRKELAKASEAQQSLVNRLKVADGTITSLGQELQKERRLIEELVTKVKSLEQNLINLVNEKKELQEQLKEKLDSVAVLEDRMILLSSEITEKEDNLRNLNSNIAEKERDFEQLSSVYQQSQDRVSGLISELQQLKVMLSENENELELKNSELKNMNAELSSLVAERDESSKRLDAIVKEFNEYKSSSEKKTASDRKILGDREKKIQQIEEQLKVALDEANKNEALVADLTQEKENIRETLNVELKNVKSLEQELEITQETLEKSRNEASDLKKQLQQSRNLCSKFEAELSKVQAELTEARESYKKDTEKLLTVSQELAASERKFANVRKDLADSNKKAETAAEDLEKERKLVSSLNKELKILQTEISRSKESRKSLETDLEEVTKTLEEMNRNESTLSKDLELSKSRISSLEYEKDAVYKSLEEQKQASLEDRENLEDAHNMVMKLGKERESLEKRGRKLEEELASAKGEILRLRSQSQINSTKTEVNNQHQHKVEVGGTTAAPKKKVTRRRNVTPQQEEL; translated from the exons ATGGGATTCCTGATAGCCCCGTCTTGCTTCCTGTACCCGTCTCCACTTTGCTATTCTGTTTGCACTGGGACTTCATCTTCATGTTCTTTGCAGCATTCCTTCTTGATTTCTTGCCCGAGAAATGGTCTCAGTTGGAGAAAGAACAGAACCGCTGTGGCTTGTGTGCAGAAAGAAAATTCGGGAGATGGTGACTTTtgcggaaggagagggattttgTTGATGGGTTTTGGATTAATTCCGTTTCTTAGCATGAGGGCTGGGGCTCTTGATGGGCTAGCTGCAG TAAATACTGAAATGAGAACGGAAGAGTTGATGCAAGTAGCTGAG TCAGTGCAGGCAAACACTTCCACTACCTCAACATTTTCACTTTTCAATGTTGTTGGAGTAATGGCGTCAGGTGTACTTGGTGCTCTCTATGCATCAACAAAGAAGGAAAAGGCTGGTTTGGATGCAACCATAGAATCT GTGAATATTAAACTGAAAGAAAAGGAATCTACCATCATTTCCCTGGAGAAAAAAATCGACTCAAAGATTTTGAATGAGAAAGAAGTTCACAGAAAGGAACTTGCTAAAGCAAGCGAAGCACAACAATCTTTAGTTAATCGGTTGAAAGTTGCAGATGGTACCATTACAAGCCTTGGACAAGAGTTGCAAAAAGAGAGAAGATTAATTGAAGAGCTGGTTACGAAGGTCAAGAGTCTTGAACAAAACCTCATTAACTTGGTAAACGAGAAAAAGGAACTGCAAGAACAGTTGAAGGAGAAGCTGGATTCTGTGGCAGTCTTGGAAGATAGGATGATCTTGCTTTCTTCAGAAATTACTGAAAAGGAAGATAATCTCCGGAATCTTAATTCTAACATTGCCGAAAAGGAACGCGACTTCGAGCAACTGAGCTCTGTATACCAACAATCCCAGGATCGGGTTAGTGGTTTAATTTCAGAGCTACAACAATTGAAAGTCATGCTCTCGGAAAATGAAAATGAGCTGGAGTTGAAGAATTCGGAACTCAAGAATATGAATGCAGAATTATCTTCTTTGGTGGCTGAGAGGGACGAATCCAGTAAAAGGCTTGATGCTATCGTAAAGGAGTTTAATGAATATAAATCCTCCTCAGAAAAAAAGACTGCTTCAGATCGTAAGATTTTGGGAGATCGAGAAAAGAAGATTCAACAGATTGAGGAACAGCTTAAGGTTGCGCTGGATGAAGCAAACAAAAATGAAGCTCTAGTTGCTGATTTGACTCAAGAAAAAGAGAATATAAGAGAAACGTTGAATGTTGAATTGAAAAATGTGAAGAGTCTTGAACAGGAACTCGAGATTACACAGGAAACTCTGGAGAAATCAAGAAATGAAGCTTCTGATCTGAAAAAACAACTGCAGCAGTCAAGAAACTTGTGCTCGAAGTTCGAAGCAGAGCTGTCAAAGGTTCAGGCCGAGTTGACAGAAGCTAGAGAATCCTACAAGAAGGATACTGAAAAACTGCTAACTGTGTCCCAAGAATTGGCTGCATCAGAACGAAAGTTTGCCAACGTAAGGAAAGATCTTGCTGATTCCAACAAGAAAGCTGAAACTGCAGCTGAGGATCTAGAGAAAGAAAGGAAACTAGTGTCTTCTTTAAACAAAGAGTTGAAGATTCTGCAGACTGAAATTTCAAGAAGCAAAGAATCGCGAAAAAGTCTTGAGACTGATTTAGAAGAGGTTACTAAAACACTTGAGGAGATGAATCGGAATGAATCAACTCTTTCGAAGGATCTTGAGTTGTCCAAGTCAAGGATTTCGAGTTTGGAATATGAAAAAGATGCAGTCTACAAGTCCCTTGAAGAGCAAAAACAGGCTTCTTTAGAAGATCGCGAAAACTTGGAAGATGCCCATAACATGGTGATGAAGCTTGGAAAAGAAAGGGAGAGTTTGGAAAAGAGAGGAAGGAAACTAGAAGAGGAATTGGCATCTGCCAAAGGCGAAATTCTACGGCTAAGGAGCCAAAGCCAAAtaaactcaaccaaaactgaggTGAATAATCAGCACCAGCATAAAGTTGAAGTGGGAGGCACAACTGCTGCTCCCAAGAAGAAAGTCACTCGGCGGAGAAATGTTACACCACAACAAGAAGAATTATAA